In Streptococcus gallolyticus subsp. gallolyticus DSM 16831, the sequence ACATTTTCTTTGCCCCCCACCTGAGTGAGAATATCTTTTCCTAATTTATTGTAGTCCATAACTAGAACTCCTATCTAAAATCTTCAATCGACTTCACACAGCCCCGATTACGGCTCGTTAGTTATCTAGCAAGTGACTTGCACGACTAAATTTTTCAATAATAGTTTCAAAAGTTCCTGCTGGAACAGGGTTACCAATCGTTTCAAAACTTAGCCCATAATCCTTAGCTTCTAAGAAATAATGGTGGAAACCATTGCTATATCCAGCAATCAACACTGTTTTATCCGTTGCATTTCTCAATAATTCTCCGCCAGCAGATGCTAGCTCCCCAGGGAAGATGAAGAATCTTAAATTTCCAATATCCAAGATTCCAAGTTGTAAGATGTCATAAAATTGTGGCATTGTTAGCTGCTCTTCACACTTTTCAATCAAATGTTCGACTGGCTGAGCGCCAACGGTCTTAATAGTCCCATTTTTCATGCCAGCAATTCGCAAACAAAGGTCTTTATCATAAGCCTTTTTGTCATTGATGACCTCGTGACTAAGCTCCAAAACGTTAATGCTTTCTGTTCCAAGAGAAAGTTCAGTTGTTTTTATAGGAGCGATAAGCTCAGCTAATCCAGTTGTCACACGTTCTAATTCTGCAAAATCACGCCCCAGTCGGTCGTAATGATTACTAGAATCACCTGCACAGCCTATTAACATCAATGGGTAAAATCCCCATTTTTCTTTTAATTTTGTTGACAGATTTCCTGCTAAATCCGCAGTCAATTCCATATTCTCGCCACTCAAAACCGTTGAGTGGACAGCGATATTGACAATTCCTGCAATAGCTTTGCCATCGTGAATAAATTTTGTCACTGAGACAATATTATCTGATTGGCTTCCTTTATGATTACGATTACTATAATAACCAAGCACTAAATCTTGCCCGTATTCCACACTAGCTTCGACAAGATTCTGCCGACATTGTGCGACAACATCAAGAAAACATTGCACAAAGAAATCATAATACTCTTGATTGTAGCGCCCAAATTCCCAAGTTTTATGAAAATCACGTACCGAATGGTGGTCATGTGTGACACCGATAATAATATTTTCAAAAGGAATCTGATAGGTTTGACTGATTTCACGTCGAATATCTGCGGCAACAGCATCCTCTATTTCAAGAAGGTCTCCTGTTGCCAGAAAAACTTCTTGACCTTCATTGTTATGAAATAAAATACCGTTAATGTAAATATGGTCATGAATGCCTTTAGCGGGTTGATTTCGTTTGGGAGTTTTATATCCTAATAAGTAAAATGGGGCTGTCGGTGTGATGTCTGCACGACCGTATCCAACCTTCATAAGCTCACTTCCTCTCTTTTAATATCTTAATAATAGCCTTACTAACTTTTTCAGCACTACCACGCGCAAACATGGAATTCATTGCTTCATAAGTATAATTATCGTAACTTTTCTCATCCACCATGTATTTTTGACCACCGTTAATCATCGTGGCAATCATTGTTACGGAAAAAGGAGATTGTTCTCTAATAACCTTGCCTGTAATGCTTGCCAATTCAGGCTTTAGCATGACTAATCCAAAATCTCCAATGGTCAAAATCGCTAACTCAACTTGCTTTTTACCTTGCAATTCAAAGTGATACTCCCTCGTTGGTTTTAAGCTTTTCATATCAGGAATGGCTTGTCCGTCAAGCTCAACGCTGATTTGGGTTAAGCTAAAATCACCCTCGAAATGTTCATTTTCTGTCACTTGTGATAGTATTGCCGAAGCTAATTCATCTGAACAGCGTTCTAGGCTGTCAAAACTTTCTTGGCTGACGTTAGGTGTCTGGTCAGCAGCTGCTCCAAGCATAAATAAAGCAACACAGTTAAGCTTATCTTCGATTTTTTGTGTGGTTAAACCGATAAAATCACTGCTAATAGCCCCGTCACCTATTTTTTCAACGATAGACGACTGAACATCCACACTATAAATCATGGCTATTAACGCTCCTGACGTCGAGGAGATTGTCAACATCGGAATCATATGATTAGAATAACCGTGCGGATTTTTTCCCAACCAATACCCATCTATTAGCTCTATATCGCGGTTTACCTGAGCTTGTGCCGTGACATTTTGGCAAGAGAGGGAAACTGGCTGTAAATTGTTTTTGGCTAAAAGCAAAGCTTCTTCAACAGCTTGAAGCAAAAGCTCTAAATAGTATTGATTTTTTTGCTTGGTTTCCGTGTCTGCTTTTTCCAATGCCTTTAAAGAACGCGTGTGAGGCGCCGAAAAAGTATGTGTGACACTAATAAAAATATGACTATCTAAAACCTCACAACTTGCCTTAACCTTGTCTTTTATGGCTCTAATCGCGTAATTTTGTAAAGACGTCACATCAAGTGATATAAAGACAAAATCCTCTAAAATAATAGCTCGGCAGTACAAGTCATCATGACAATAAGTAAATTTTTCAAGCGGCAATAATTGTTCTGTCAGCTGAATGCGAGATTTCCCTGCACCTGCTTGTAACATAGCTACCTCCATTAATCGTTAATATGGTAAAGTCGTTGCGCATTACCTCCTAAAATCAAGTCTTTTTCTTCTGCTGTCAAATCCAAATTATTAACAAAGTCAGCACCTTTTGTTAGCCATTCTTGGCGGACAGGATATGATGAGCCAAAGATAATATGGTCAGCACCTAAAACTTGCACGGCATACTCTAAAGCATCTTTTCCCCAAGGTTGCGCATGTGACATTTCAAAATAAATATTTTCAGCAAAATGTTCCTCGATATGCTTATCATCCCCACCAAAACGTTGAACAGTATCAGCTTTGCTTGGTTTATGTGGCATTAAGACATTTTTCAACCCAAAGAATGCTCCTCCGAGCATTGAATGCACAAAAGTCAATTGAGGGTATTTTTCAAAGAAACCACTATACAACTCACGACAAATTGCCGTTGTTTGGTCAACACAACGTCCATAAGAACGACGGACATTTGTGTATTCATAAAGCGCATCATACTGTGTAGGAACTGGTGTATGGTGAACGTAAACCGTTGCTTGATACTTATTAAGCTCTTCAAAGAATGTTGCAAACAAATCATTATCAAGGTAGTAATTGCCATAGTGAGCAACCAATTGAACACCTGTAAATCCAAGTTCTTCAAAGCAACGTTTCATTTCTGCAAAAACAGCCTTAGAGCCATATGGTGGTAAAACAGCTAAAGGAACCAAACGCCCCTGACTACGCTTCATGTAATCATACATACCGTCATTGAAAGCTTTGCATTGCTCCAAAGTCAACCATTCTTGACAACCTGGAATTTTCAAAACAGCCTTATCAACACCAGCCAAGTCCATATCAGCCAACATCGTTTCAAGCTTATATTCCCCTTGAACATAATTCAAATTTTCAAATCCTTTAGGACGTTCAATGATAATTTGCTGACGTCCGTCTGGTAAAGTTCCAGCATGGACTTTGGTATCATACTGCTTGGGAGCACTCGCTAGAAAAGCTTCCATTTTTTCTTCAGACTCAAAAATATCTTCATCAAACCAGTATAAATTACTATCAATAATCATTTTTTAATTTCCCTTCTAAATGTAGCTACGTGAATTTTCATTTTTTCGACAAGAGTATCAAATTTAGCCTAATAAGATTAACAATACCTCTAAAATGAAACGATTCATATCAGATAACATTTCTGCTCTTGTTACTAATATCATATCTATTTTTAGAAACGCTTTCAATTCCGTTTAAACAACTTTTTTGTAAAAATGGAAACAGTCACTAAGACTGATTGGGTAGAGATTTTTTTACAAAATTTTGAAGCTTGACCAATAGAAATTTATTGACACTTTTTAAGTACCAAGAGCAAGACTGAAAGGTCGTTTGAAATCGTATTCACGTTTTGATATAATGGCTTAAGTAGAGTATTTGGAGGAATTTTACATGGACCTGGAACATCTTTACGAATTCGCTGTTTTAGCTGAAAGTAAGAATTTTTCAGAAGCTGCTGAGAAACTCTTTATTTCACAATCTGCTCTTTCTAAACATATTAAATCTTTGGAGCAGGAATTAGGTGTCCCTCTATTCAACAGAGAAAATCGTAGTGCAACTCTGAACGAATACGGTCAACTCCTATTGCCACATGCGCTTAAAATCAGCGAAATTCGCTATGCTTGCTTAACAGATTTTCACAATAAACTTAATAACATTAATGGTGCTATTAATATTTGTTTTGAATATCCCATTTTTAACCTATTAGCGTCATTTGAGAAAGAAAATCCAAACATTACTATTCACGTTCGCCATGTCCCACCTCACGAAATGGTGGAGCAACTACGTTCTGGAAAATGTGAACTAGCTTTTTTATATGAGAAAGAAGAACAAAAAGATTTAACGTCTGTCTTTTATCGTCAAGATAGTCTAGTTGCTGTTTTACCAAATAGTCACCCCTTAGCCAACCAGACAAGCATCTCACTAGAGCAGCTTAAAGGCGAAAATTTTATTATGCTATCACAAAGAGCTAAGGAATATGCTATTGCCATTGAAGCTTGCCAAAAAGCAGGATTTGAGCCTAAAATTGCACTTAGTGGCTGTATCGGAAGAGATGTGGTACGTTTTGTTAAGGAAGAGGTTGGCGTATCTATTATGATTA encodes:
- a CDS encoding alkaline ceramidase encodes the protein MLQAGAGKSRIQLTEQLLPLEKFTYCHDDLYCRAIILEDFVFISLDVTSLQNYAIRAIKDKVKASCEVLDSHIFISVTHTFSAPHTRSLKALEKADTETKQKNQYYLELLLQAVEEALLLAKNNLQPVSLSCQNVTAQAQVNRDIELIDGYWLGKNPHGYSNHMIPMLTISSTSGALIAMIYSVDVQSSIVEKIGDGAISSDFIGLTTQKIEDKLNCVALFMLGAAADQTPNVSQESFDSLERCSDELASAILSQVTENEHFEGDFSLTQISVELDGQAIPDMKSLKPTREYHFELQGKKQVELAILTIGDFGLVMLKPELASITGKVIREQSPFSVTMIATMINGGQKYMVDEKSYDNYTYEAMNSMFARGSAEKVSKAIIKILKERK
- a CDS encoding neutral/alkaline non-lysosomal ceramidase N-terminal domain-containing protein; amino-acid sequence: MKVGYGRADITPTAPFYLLGYKTPKRNQPAKGIHDHIYINGILFHNNEGQEVFLATGDLLEIEDAVAADIRREISQTYQIPFENIIIGVTHDHHSVRDFHKTWEFGRYNQEYYDFFVQCFLDVVAQCRQNLVEASVEYGQDLVLGYYSNRNHKGSQSDNIVSVTKFIHDGKAIAGIVNIAVHSTVLSGENMELTADLAGNLSTKLKEKWGFYPLMLIGCAGDSSNHYDRLGRDFAELERVTTGLAELIAPIKTTELSLGTESINVLELSHEVINDKKAYDKDLCLRIAGMKNGTIKTVGAQPVEHLIEKCEEQLTMPQFYDILQLGILDIGNLRFFIFPGELASAGGELLRNATDKTVLIAGYSNGFHHYFLEAKDYGLSFETIGNPVPAGTFETIIEKFSRASHLLDN
- a CDS encoding amidohydrolase family protein translates to MIIDSNLYWFDEDIFESEEKMEAFLASAPKQYDTKVHAGTLPDGRQQIIIERPKGFENLNYVQGEYKLETMLADMDLAGVDKAVLKIPGCQEWLTLEQCKAFNDGMYDYMKRSQGRLVPLAVLPPYGSKAVFAEMKRCFEELGFTGVQLVAHYGNYYLDNDLFATFFEELNKYQATVYVHHTPVPTQYDALYEYTNVRRSYGRCVDQTTAICRELYSGFFEKYPQLTFVHSMLGGAFFGLKNVLMPHKPSKADTVQRFGGDDKHIEEHFAENIYFEMSHAQPWGKDALEYAVQVLGADHIIFGSSYPVRQEWLTKGADFVNNLDLTAEEKDLILGGNAQRLYHIND
- a CDS encoding LysR family transcriptional regulator, with the protein product MDLEHLYEFAVLAESKNFSEAAEKLFISQSALSKHIKSLEQELGVPLFNRENRSATLNEYGQLLLPHALKISEIRYACLTDFHNKLNNINGAINICFEYPIFNLLASFEKENPNITIHVRHVPPHEMVEQLRSGKCELAFLYEKEEQKDLTSVFYRQDSLVAVLPNSHPLANQTSISLEQLKGENFIMLSQRAKEYAIAIEACQKAGFEPKIALSGCIGRDVVRFVKEEVGVSIMIKSFALQHQLDGVKFVDIISSTPVPCLYIYYRKNVQLSPCAKHLLDYINAKTIQNELIK